Proteins encoded within one genomic window of Siniperca chuatsi isolate FFG_IHB_CAS linkage group LG4, ASM2008510v1, whole genome shotgun sequence:
- the phlda2 gene encoding pleckstrin homology-like domain family A member 2 → MKMSAEEICQVLKEGELEKRSDNLLQFWKRKTCVLTTDSLNIYADTQKRSKGKELKLQSIKKVDCVERTGKFVYFTIVTTDNKEIDFRCSGEENCWNAVITMALIDYQNRKAIQDFKTRQDNESASPGQQERRMARAP, encoded by the coding sequence atgaaaatgtcagCGGAGGAGATCTGCCAGGTCCTCAAGGAGGGAGAGCTGGAGAAGAGGAGCGACAACCTGCTCCAGTTCTGGAAGAGGAAGACGTGCGTCCTGACCACGGACAGCCTCAACATTTACGCCGACACGCAGAAGCGCTCCAAGGGCAAGGAGCTCAAGCTGCAGTCCATCAAGAAGGTGGACTGCGTGGAGCGCACCGGCAAGTTCGTGTATTTCACCATCGTAACCACAGACAATAAGGAGATCGATTTCCGGTGCTCTGGGGAGGAGAACTGCTGGAACGCAGTGATCACCATGGCCCTGATTGATTACCAGAACAGAAAGGCCATCCAGGACTTTAAAACGCGGCAGGACAATGAGAGCGCGTCGCCCGGACAGCAGGAGAGGCGCATGGCGAGGGCGCCCTGA